In Oryza sativa Japonica Group chromosome 1, ASM3414082v1, the genomic stretch AGGCGCCAGCGCTAGGGTGTGCACACAGAAAATCAACAAACCAATTAAAGAAGTACAATAGTAAGGCATGTCACTAGATCATTTTTTTCTCAGTGCTGAACATACAATTAATTgagtatatattaaaaacaatgtgTTTATGGTTCAAAGAAGGGACGACAGACAGACTGTTAAAACATCATGATCACAgtggttggcgggacttctagaaagtaaaaaaataaaccccaacgTTAATCACGTTCGATTTGTAAAATCTCAACGATAATAAAGAGGGAAGGCAGCGGGAGTAAAAACTAAAAACAAACCccaaatagaatcccaatgacaattaAGAGGAGAGATGATGGGCAACCCGTTAAGCTGCACAATCACGATGGTTGGcaagacttctagaaagtaaaaaaataaaccacaaAGGCAATCgcattcgatttttaaaatctcaatgataattaAAAGGAAAAGCATCAAGCAGGTCGTAGAGTAGTATAATGGTGATGCctctgacggtttggcgggacttataGAAAGTTAAAAATGAACACTGACGATAACTacgtttgatttttaaaatcccaataatAATAAAGAGAGTAGGCAgcggacgggccgtagaggagtagaGTGGCAgcgtttggcgggacttctaaaaattataaaaatgaaagccattgataattatgttcgatttgtaAAATCTCAACGATAATAAAGAGGGAAGGCAGCGGGCATAAAAACTAGAAACAAAAATTAAGAGGAGAGATGACGGGCAACTCGTTAAGCTGCACAATCACGATGGTTGGcaagacttctagaaagtaaaaaataaaccacaatggaaatcatgttcgatttttaaaatctcgatGATAATTAAAAGGAAAGGCATCAAGAgtgccgtagaggagtataatagTGATGCCACTGACGGTTTGGTGGGACTTTTAGAAAGTTAAAAATGAACACTGACGATAACTacgttcgatttttaaaatcccaatgacaacaAAGAGATGAGGCAGCGGATGGGCCGCAGAGGAGTAGAGTGGCAGCGTTTGGCGttacttctaaaaattataaaaatgaaagcCAACGAGATAATTAACTTATAAGGTCAATTTTAAAGTTCAAATGAGGATGAATAGATGCCGTAATAGATCAAACAAGCAAATAAAGAGGTGACAAAGGAGTAAGAGGTAGCGATTGtcgtgacttttaaaaactataaaattagaaacatgaAAGGCCTAAGATgacgagatagctatttaacaaaatttaagTAAACTCATATGTAAAAGAAGGTAGTTTTATATGGatactagccgcgcaattgcgcgggccacctagCTAGTTATCGTGATCATCTCTTCAAAACCTGAAGAGCACACTACTCGGTCAGTCCGTCTAAACCGAAGAGCATCCAATGGCGTCCACTGAAACTATCAAAGAATTCTTCAACGTCAATGGCCAGATAATCGGCGCCGCCGTGCTTGCCGTGCTCGCTATGGTAGTGGTGGCGCTCGGCACGTACGGCCGTCATTGCAGCCACCCGGCGCTCCGCCTCTTCGTGTGGGGCGCCTCCACCGTCTTCCTCCTGCTCTCCACCTCCATCATCTCCAATTTGCTCAAGGGGGTCCAGGTGGACAAGTGCAGCAATGCCTCTCCCCAAGCTTCCGGTGGCGTCCAGCAGAAGGACAAGCCGGATATTAGGAAGATGTGGATAATCCTCCTGTGGTCGGcactcatcctcatcatcaagGGCAAGTCCGACACGTCGGCGACCGCCCGTTAACatggcctcgtcgtcgccgtcgtccggcGACGTTAGCGTCGACGGGCAGAAGGTCCGGCCACCGCTGGAGTATCTGCTGAAGTACATATGGCTGATCTATCTGATTGTGGTGTGCTATCCACTGGAGGACTGGGTGGGCACTACCAGGAGGAACATCTTCGTCGCGTTCTGCATGCTCGGCCTCGCCAAGTTGCTGCTCAACCTGTTCGCGTCATGGCGGGCGAGCAGCTCGTTCGCCGTTGGCAAGAACGCCCGGCTTGTCTCCGGCTACATGGAGCAGCTCGAGGAAGAGGGCGACGAGGTCGGCGGCCATGACCAGGTGCCCCGTTACATAGTGACGGGGGGGAAGGAGGAGCACGTCGCCACGGGCGCCCGCGGATACCGCATCAGGCGGGACGCCCTGGACGATGAGTCCAGCAGCCTCGTGACGCTGGACCGCGTGTGGCGGATGGCGGAGCACGGCGATGTCAACGGCCTCCTCGCCAAGCGGCCCGAGCTCAGGGACCTCTGCCTCTCCTTCTCCCTGTTCAAGAGCCTTCGCCGGCAGCTGTCAGGCTATCCCCTGGACGACGCGGGCTCTACCAAGGCCCTTGAGTTCGTGCTGCGAGGCATGAACGCCGCCGGCTCTGCCTGTGCCGTCAACGCCGACCGAGTGTTCCATGTTCTCGTCGACGAGCTCTCGTTTGCCAGCGACTTCTACTTCGCTGGGCTTCCGCTGTGCACTTACAGCGGGTGGTGCGCCGCCCTGAACTACATCTTCTCCGTCCTAATCGTTGTCGGAGCCACCGCCGTGGGAACAATATATAAAGTGGAAAAGGTGATCATATTCTAACAAGTGCTAAAGAGAGACACCtttctttccaaaaaaaaaaagctaccagtacactcaatatctatatattttttttcttcttagagaagtttctcttaaattattcatccgattacaccgttgtgttcgtaacaattaaatctttacaataagatctcacatgattatattttgatgaaaaatcacaaattacttttatgatatgtctaaattacttctagatttcactaagttacttcttacacatataaaagtaaattcagtaaaccttaaaagtaatttacatatattatagaagtaacttataacaaaaagaaagtaactttaatttagaactatatctagattcatttacATCTATATAAATAAGGGCAATGCTAAagtgacttatattatgaaacgggggGAGTAACTATCTgtagtagaaataattatattgtgagTAAGCTGAAATAAGAAACTACGTAGAGTACAATTTGCAAGTAAAGTGTAGAGAAGATTTATAAAGTccacaaaatatagaattaactaaaaataatcaacttagagcattatgaatgtataaaagtaatttagtcaaatctaaaagtaacatatatatatatatatatatatatatatatatatatatatatatatatatatatatatagtaaaagtaacttacgtatataattaaagtaatttataaatataaatattttttcatcgtaatataattatgtaagatcttgttgtaaatatttaattgcaacgaatgtaatggtgtaatcagattgtagattggataagtaatttgagagaaaactttataaaaaagaaaaggacatgcATATCTAAGAGGGAAAAAAGCATGCACGTGTAGTAGTACTTCTTCTCATAATTGGTTGGTCGCTAGTTAACACTAAATCAAGAGGCTTCTCGGTTTAGATTTTGCCATTCAAAGAAGGGAAGCCTAACTTTGTCGTCACGTTCGCCCtcctggtggcggtggcgctcgTCGAGGTATGGGACATCGTCGCCGGCGTGTGCTCCAATTGGAGTAAGATGGCCATGCTCGGCCACTACATCAGGCACGAGCCACAGTGGCGTCGGTGTcgccgcgcccacgcggcgCTCGACGCCGTGCTGCGGTTCAGGCCCGCGAGGCGGTGGCGCAACAAGATCGGGCAGAACTCGGTGCTGGAGCCCCGCCGCTTCTGCCGGCGGTCCGGCCTCCTCTCCGAGAAGCTCTACGGCCGCGCCGGGCTCATGAGGTCGGTGGAAGTCTCGCCGGCGGTGAAGGACGCGGTTCTCAGGTCCTTGATGAGCAGCTACGGCAGGTCGAGCAGAGgacgcgcggcggagcggcgagtCGGCAGCAAGGTCGACTGGCTGTGGTACGGCTCCCGAAAGAGCTGGGcgtccgacgacggcgacggctgcgtCAGCACCACCGACATCATCCTCGCGTGGCACGTCGCCACGAGGCTCTACGAGATGAGATGCTCGCTGCACGCTTCGTCTCCGACGCCGTCGGCATCATCGTCGGACATGGCCGCCGCGTGCCACCTCTCCAACTACTGCGCGTACCTGGCGTCGGCCGCGCCGGAGCTGCTGCCGGACATCGCCACGTGGACCGAGAAACGGTACAGGGAGGTGACGGCCGACGTCACCGCGGGCGCTGGGCAAGGACAGCGCCGCCGgtgagacgacgacggcgcagcAGAGGTACGAGCGGCTCGTGGCGACGCTGAGCGCCGGCGCGCGCGACAAGGCGCTGCGTCGCGGCGCGGAGATCGCGCGCCGCCTTGCGGAGGAGTACACGACCGccgccgaggacgacgacgaggcgtcgGCGTGGCTGTTCCTGGCGGATTTCTGGTCGGAGATGATGCTCTACGTGGCGCCGTCGGAGAACGTCAAGGGGCACGTGGAggccatggcgcgcggcggcgagttcGTCACGCTGCTCTGGGCGCTGCTCCTGCACGCCGGCATCACCGCTAGGCCTGAGGCGCCAAGCCGTATTATCCCGTAGGTTGTTACAGTGAAGTCTCCTGTCGGCTGTGGCCCCCGCGTTGTAGAATCAATTGCCGTATTGGTAGTTTTTGCATAGTATAAGCTGGTAGTAGTTCGCTTGTTGTCGTTCTCGTTTAGTTAAGCTAATTTGATTGTTTAATTTAGTATCGAACTGTAGTCCGATTTGCACCAGCACGCATTATCTTGTCCTCACACTATAGTGTATCGTCCTTTTCTTAAGAGGAATAGCAATTCCGTTTCTTTTAAGGATTATTAATCTAATGgctaaaaataaaagataatgATGGGTTCaccaaattaaatgaaaatcaatgatTAGATGTTTTGTTTGCCACGTGGCATCACaggagcgtttatagggtgCCACATGGGCGGCCACATgacggcttaggagcgtttgtaagaagtttaatggacttttagtatataatagatctggcttataaattataataatctatcataataagctacccgtttgtttcagtttactcctaataatttagattataataatcctaaactGAATCAAACAGTCTCTAAGCATGCTTGTGGAGTAGAGTTGAAGCAGGTTGGTATGGTCTTTCTGCTGctactttttctttttagtgTAAGGACAACGTACCTCTTGGTAAGTATTTATGCTTTACGATGGGATCTGCATAATTGTTTTATGTACCCTAATTTGATTCTTGGatatttaatacacaaaatattCTAAAAATTGAATTCTAGAAATTGGATAAATTTGGACATGATAGATATGAATAATCCGGATGATATCTAATCCTTATAAAGTTTCCCAAATGTAGCCTAACATACATGCCCATACATTTGAGCGGGTTACCCTTTTAGTTATTCTGAATTGATATTTCACTGTAAAAACATCAGTATATAACTTCTTCAACAAAACATCCCTATAGGGCAAGCAGTtgatgctgttgctgctgcaacAAAGTACTTTTGAGAAAACGACGACATGGTCATACATATATAAGCAGAGTGACAAAGAATGGCATTAACTCAAAACTCAATTCAACACAACAAAGAAATCCGGCAGAAAGTACCGTGCAAGTGTGTACTATATCCCTCTTGCTCTGAAACAAACTCCAGACCGTATCAGATGGCCTTTCCATCAACTTTGACAGAGACATCTGGATGATTAGGGTGAACCATCTCAGCGGCGTTCCTCACAGAAGCGATTGTCGCAGTGGCGCCAGCATCCTTCTGCGAGAACTCAATCAATACATGCTTCAGGCTAGGCAAATGCTCTATACCAGACACACCATTTGACCCATCTGAAATGCCTTTTTCGTACTTCAGCTCAAGAACTTCAACCTTTCGCAAGGAACTGTTAACAAAGGCCACTGATGGCAAGCTGCCCTGGATGCTCAGCTGCTTAAGCCTTTTGAATCCGTCGCTAGAAAAAGAGACTCGTGTCTTATTATCACCAGAGATTTCAGAAGCATCACAAAACAGTTCCAATTCCCTCAAGTTTGCAAGATCAGCAAGTTCTGGCAAGACACTCCCTGTGTTCTTCCAGACGTTGGCGCATGACAACGTTAGTAGGCCGTTCATCTTACTGATCTCGCCAGGCAACTTAGCATTTCCAGCAAGCAAATGCATTAGCTTTTCCAAGCTGACAATGCTGGCAGGTAGCTCTTTCACCTTCGTAGATCTCACATCAAGTGTCTCCAGGCACCTAAGCTCCCCAATTTGTGCTGGGAGCTCGCTGACATCAGTTCCCCTGAGGTTCAGGTACCTCAAAAGAATCAATTTGCAGAGGCCATCGAGGCATAATGGACCATTGCAGCCTTCCAGATCCAGAACACGTAATACGCTCATATCATTCAGGCGAGGCACCCCATTGGCATGACCAAAGACAGTCACTGAGCGAGCATGCTTGATCATATCATTTCGTGCACCAGCAAGATCCTGTTTGACACTGTTTTGAAGAGAGAGTCGCCGGACTGTGCCATTGTTGGTGGAGAGAGCTTCTTTCTTAGCATCTAGAACAGTGACAAAGTTCTCTTCCATGGACTTGACCACAATGAAATCATGTATTACTGGGTGAAGTGTGTAGCAGCTTGGGGTGCCATTATGTCTCAGATGCAATGCCTGGATCAGGTTTCTGCTAATGAGATCAGTAAGGTAACTTCTTGCTGTCTCCTCTTTGCTTGCATGGCGTGCATCAGCGATGAATCCTTCAGCAATCCATCGCCTCACCAAGCGCTCCACATCAATTTCATATTTATTTGGGAATATGCTTAGATACAACATACATGACTTGAGATGTGAAGGTAGATCGTTGTAACTCAGATTAAGTATTTGCTTCAAGTTCAGCTCATCGGAATGTGAACTAGGTAGCAAGTTAGATTCATACCTCTCCCATTCATCTTTTGAAAAACGATGTGCTAGTGCGCCAGCTACGCTAGATATAGCAAGCGGCAAGCCCCCACATCTTTCCACGATTATATCATAGAGATCCTTCAAATGGTTAGGACAATCCTTCCCTTTCCCAAAAGCTTTGTTGGAAAATAAATCTTTGGAGTCCGCGTCACTAAGGAGACCAGTTTTGTAAACTGATTCATCCGAATTGGAAGAACATTCCTTTGCCAACTCATCATTTCTGGTTGTGACCATTATCCTACTGCCAAGATTATCATCTCGGAAACAACACTTGAGTGTTGACCATTCTGTTCTACCCCATAAATCATCAATGACAATGAGGTACCTGTTTAGCAAAACAAAACAGATTAGTGCAAAAATGTAGCAGCCAAAAATCTTCATCACAGGATTCTAAACTCTTAAGCTGCATGTCACATTGCAAAAACGCTGCAAATTGATTTTGCCCACCTCTTATCCTTCAATTCATCTCTCAGCATTCCGATCAATCGGCCAATATCTTCGCCTCCTGCATACCCATTGCCGATCTGGGAGAGGATGCCCTTCAGTGTCTTACCTACAATGTCCGGCTTCTGACCGACGGAGACGAAAGCGCTGCAATGGAACTTGTTCTCCTCCTTGagtcgccggagcaccgccgtggCAAGCGTCGTCTTCCCGGCGCCCGGCATCCCGGAGATGGAAACCACCTTGAGCCCAGTCGTGCCGTCGTCCACCACCATCTCGGACACCTTCTTCACCGGCGCATCCAGGCCGACGAGGGAACTAGTGTCAGCATAGAGCGCAACCAGCCTGGGGTCAACGGCCGCcacgccgctccggccgccggcgtGACGCGCCGGCGGATCGAACCTGTAGCGCTTCCGCTGCTCGCTCAGCTCGATGACCCGGTTCTTGAGCTCCTGCAGCTCGGTAGCGATGACGTGGCGGGCGGGGAGCGTCGTGACCTTGTTGACGCAGCAGCGCACCCAGGAGAGGAacccgccggaggaggaggaggaggaggtggcggccgcAGCGcccggagaggcggcggcgccgccgtcgacgcggtGGGCGAAGAGGTCGATCCAGTCCTCGATGTCGTAGGCGAGGTCGCGGACCTGGGCGACCCAGGCCCGGGTCTGGACGTCGGAGCTCTCGAGGGACTCGCACCGGAGGAGGGCGGCGTTCATGGTGCCGAGCTCGGACTGGAGGAAGCCGACGTCCCCGCGGGCGCCGGACAGCAGCGTGTACTCCTGCTGCAGCAGGTCGCCGAGCTTGGCCGGCAGAGCGTCCACCATGCCGGACAGGGCGCCCACCGCGATCTCCATGTCGACCGGATGCggcggctctctctctctggatCTGGATTccggcggctcgccggcggcggcagcgacggcgaggaTGGGCGGGCGTGGACTTCGAACCAAGTCCCCAAGTCTTCTTCCTGATGGTTCGTTCTCTCTTTACACCTCCAACCTGCTAATGATGGTGGGTCCCGCTGATGGTCTCCACTTGAtgacaaaaataatttggtttttcgtttttctttttttagtatAAAGCACAAGACCGGTCTCAAAATTCAGACCCATCCAGATTATAGTTTAAGATGGCTACGGGTTTTTCGGGATCCTACATGATACTGGTGTGACATGTTAGACAGATGATTACTCATTTTATCTTTcgttatttttcttattttatcacttttctcttctcttcttccttttaGTTCGTCCagctgcctccgcctcctccatgCCCGTGACTGCGGCAGACGACGGAGATGACGGAGATGACGGGCATGATCTGATGAGGTATGATTAAAGGGGCTGACTAAGGGAACATACTCTCTCGCGTCCATAACTCACTTGCCAAAACACACAAGACGCTATCATTGTGCGCCATCAATGTCTTTTCGGTGGTTTGTCACATAAGCGAAAGCTAACGATATTCAAGACTTTTACAGCGGAATCAGCTCCTACCATGTCGGACATATGTTCTTTCTCTATATCTGGACTACATGCGAGTCGTGGCATCTTAGTGGCCCTATAGATATATCTCTTGCGGTCATTTTAATTTTGTCTTTGTAGTTTGGGGTTGAGCAGTTTTGACATGATAAGGCACCAGGCGAAGACCTTTGCCTTAGCATTGGTAGACGGCATTGGCCTTATTGAAGGTGCTATTATAGGTGTGTAATATTGCGCACCCTTGAGGGCCCTTAGGTGAAAACCTATGTTGGACTAGATAGGCAGTCCGACAGTCGGACTAGGAAAAGCTAAAATGCATGGTCTAGTTCGATTTATAGAGAAGGTGTCAAGCCATGAAGTTCCCCTTTCTAGCTTTAAAACTTTGTTTAATAAATCGCCTGAAGAAATCGttgaattaacctagagctaatccataattaataaatgtatttaataattggaaatggcatgtggaatttttccttgggttctacatgtcaaaatgtgttaataggatttttagtggaattttccgagccttgaaaataattttaacccATTAAAATCAtcaaagtgcaatatttaatacCAGGAAAAAccctttaccttttcttctttttatttttctctctttttcctttgttgGGCCATCGGCGcactcctcccgcgccgcccttccctcggctgggccggcccaaaccgcctccctcctctctcgggcgctaacaggcggggcccacctatcagccTTTTTCCCTACCTCCAGCCAGCGGCAACCGCCGCAGAAGTCACGCGTCCACGCCGCCTTCCCGCTCCTCCACGCCCCCACTCCACACCCGTGCCGCGCGGCCACGTCACCGCCCACGTCCGCACCCCTCCCGCGCACGCGCACGCATAGAGGCGGGATTCAATTTGAATCCCCCTCTGTTTCTCTCCCCACCTCCCCCACatcgtcgccggccaaatcggccaccttcCCGGCCTTATCCACCTCTCCCGTGCCTATAAAACGCCACGCTTGCCCATGCTCTCCGCTGCTCTCCCCACACCGAATCGAGCTCCGCCGGTCGTTACCGAAGTCCGGCCACCCGCCGCCACTGCGAGAGCCATTGCCAAGCCAAGAAACCGCCGCCGTTAGCTCCGCCGTTGCAAGGGCTATCCCGGCCACCGCCACATCGCTCTCCCCACGTACTGCCACCTACCGCTGCCTCCATCCGTCGCTAGCTGCTGCTAGGGCCACCGTCGAGCCgctccgtcgccgtcgttggaCTCGCGAGGTCGAGGGCCGTCTCGTCCATCCCGCGCGCTTTGCCGTCTGCCGCTTGCCGCCACCGTCCGCGGTCGTCTTCCCCCACGCCAGCCGAATCCCACGGTGAGGCGCCCCCTCCCCGTCTTTTCCCCTTCCACTCCCTCCTAGCGCCGATCCGCGCCACTGCCCTTCGCGCCATGTGCCGCCGCCTTTCGCGCTGtccgccgccggtgaccgcgcgcgccgccgccgctcgccatggctggccagccggctttgaagccgagccgagcctggcGGCTGCTCTccgcgccgtccgatcggcctcctTGCCGATCTGGGCcatcggtcccgtggaccggcggtggaccacccgcgtggtcccagtccacggtggaccggtcTCCTTGAACCGtgccgggtggggcccacctgccagcgcccctccctctccctttgtCACTGTCCAGtagggcccgcatgtcggcgccccccccccctttgctgacgtcacttgggcaatattgcgcaataaatgaattaaggcttttctttttatagtaaaaacgcagataatattctaaaattcataactaattcatccgaactccgtttaagtccattcaagtctccgtaaattcataaaaatccctaggatccattaaaaatggttcggtttcctgtttcagtagacttatagcatgttttgcttgtgtgcatTGTTTGCcacgtagatttcggccgtttcgtcgatccgcggtttcttgAAGAcattgctgtggtctcatcagtgcgagagcaaggtaagtcatgcattaaaatttatcataatgtacccaatttacaaatgtcccgcatttctattaaacgtgtcattcttttacaatatcatgttggatgggtcctattactcagctatatatTGTTTCCCTTAcaccattgataacttgggtattaaaatgcaTAGATGATGGATTAGGAATTGCTTAGcaatgcttagttcaactagtacacaaagggggatcacattaatgcatagactttgactattggcatagctttggattagtgccaccacaatggtgttagttaattaaaatacactacatggtaggctgtgggtgcatggttttgctagtcgtgcccatggcgattaaggaccggttcgcgggatgccctggaagaacttatcgtacttacgacaagccagcgtgggcaacagctgggcttgtagtgtagctttcctctagctgacgtacCCAGGCTagggtgagcgtgatggagttgggtcggccggggtgttcggttgatcggctttcggattcaccgtggcacgagagggggccacccgttgcc encodes the following:
- the LOC4326844 gene encoding disease resistance protein Pik-2-like — translated: MEIAVGALSGMVDALPAKLGDLLQQEYTLLSGARGDVGFLQSELGTMNAALLRCESLESSDVQTRAWVAQVRDLAYDIEDWIDLFAHRVDGGAAASPGAAAATSSSSSSGGFLSWVRCCVNKVTTLPARHVIATELQELKNRVIELSEQRKRYRFDPPARHAGGRSGVAAVDPRLVALYADTSSLVGLDAPVKKVSEMVVDDGTTGLKVVSISGMPGAGKTTLATAVLRRLKEENKFHCSAFVSVGQKPDIVGKTLKGILSQIGNGYAGGEDIGRLIGMLRDELKDKRYLIVIDDLWGRTEWSTLKCCFRDDNLGSRIMVTTRNDELAKECSSNSDESVYKTGLLSDADSKDLFSNKAFGKGKDCPNHLKDLYDIIVERCGGLPLAISSVAGALAHRFSKDEWERYESNLLPSSHSDELNLKQILNLSYNDLPSHLKSCMLYLSIFPNKYEIDVERLVRRWIAEGFIADARHASKEETARSYLTDLISRNLIQALHLRHNGTPSCYTLHPVIHDFIVVKSMEENFVTVLDAKKEALSTNNGTVRRLSLQNSVKQDLAGARNDMIKHARSVTVFGHANGVPRLNDMSVLRVLDLEGCNGPLCLDGLCKLILLRYLNLRGTDVSELPAQIGELRCLETLDVRSTKVKELPASIVSLEKLMHLLAGNAKLPGEISKMNGLLTLSCANVWKNTGSVLPELADLANLRELELFCDASEISGDNKTRVSFSSDGFKRLKQLSIQGSLPSVAFVNSSLRKVEVLELKYEKGISDGSNGVSGIEHLPSLKHVLIEFSQKDAGATATIASVRNAAEMVHPNHPDVSVKVDGKAI
- the LOC112939698 gene encoding uncharacterized protein, with product MAMLGHYIRHEPQWRRCRRAHAALDAVLRFRPARRWRNKIGQNSVLEPRRFCRRSGLLSEKLYGRAGLMRSVEVSPAVKDAVLRSLMSSYGRSSRGRAAERRVGSKVDWLWYGSRKSWASDDGDGCVSTTDIILAWHVATRLYEMRCSLHASSPTPSASSSDMAAACHLSNYCAYLASAAPELLPDIATWTEKRYREVTADVTAGAGQGQRRR